One window from the genome of Saccopteryx leptura isolate mSacLep1 chromosome 8, mSacLep1_pri_phased_curated, whole genome shotgun sequence encodes:
- the LOC136379940 gene encoding LOW QUALITY PROTEIN: melanoma inhibitory activity protein 2-like (The sequence of the model RefSeq protein was modified relative to this genomic sequence to represent the inferred CDS: inserted 3 bases in 2 codons), with amino-acid sequence MWKEKRLAVELSKLVEEKCKLLENFSLLQKEQEGLELSTDSSSEETTEAQRLEAICGKPNSSKSELEDEILFLGKRLKKEQSEQEHSMVDISKRIQSLEDESKSLKSQIAEAKTTFKIFQMNEDLLMVAGKDALSENSQLQESQKQLSQEAEEWKEQASELNKQKITFEDSNVCAKQILCDEENEIKSLTEHLLKMQDWAAVLGEDLTQDNLELEMKTDSENGTLLDNKKKLIHAAKLKASLKTLEGERNQIYTKLTEVDKTREELTECIKNLQTEQASLQWENEHLESENQKLQHKLKVTAELYQENKMIFNRKLTEENNQLEKEKTLSKADGKISHTAEELETYRKRAKDLEVELERTIHSYQGQIIFHEKKAHDNWLAAQTAERNINDLKKENSYLRQKLTEIEFKFKLLEKDPYALNIPNTTFSRQHSPYNPLILGLPSSEKKAYFSPPVLLEGPLRYSPLLPGGGGRGSRDPGNPLDNQTTKSSCDELTDPPREPSDTESLSPPWEQDKRRRRISLSGQPYPDTALLPQRQERFYSNSGRLSGLAALRSFNMLSLSKADGPTSSEMESSRSGSKEVPGYMNGPDKSLPTRSGAAGPGFVPPIRGPLFSMDARGXVRRGPPFXPPPPGSLWGAPYYFLPGNFHGTPPPPFVKRNVYSPRAFPYYLPPTARFSPDPLILKVAVSSHQG; translated from the exons ATGTGGAAAGAAAAAAGGCTTGCTGTAGAACTTTCTAAACTAGttgaagaaaaatgtaaactaCTTGAAAATTTTAGCCTCCTACAAAAAGAGCAAGAAGGCTTAGAGCTATCCACGGATTCCAGCTCTGAGGAGACAACAGAAGCGCAGCGTCTGGAGGCAATCTGTGGAAAGCCGAACAGTTCCAAATCTGAGTTAGAGGATGAAATCCTCTTTCTAGGAAAAAGGTTAAAGAAAGAGCAGTCGGAACAAGAACACTCCATGGTGGATATTTCTAAAAGGATACAGTCTTTAGAAGATGAATCAAAATCACTGAAATCACAAATAGCTGAAGCCAAAACAaccttcaaaatatttcaaatgaatgaagACCTACTTATGGTAGCTGGAAAAGATGCTTTGAGTGAAAATTCCCAACTTCAGGAAAGCCAGAAACAGCTATCACAAGAAGCTGAAGAATGGAAAGAACAAGCAAGTGAacttaataaacagaaaataacatttgAAGATTCAAATGTATGTGCAAAACAAATTCTGTGTGATGAAGAAAATGAGATCAAATCTCTGACCGAACACTTGTTAAAGATGCAAGATTGGGCTGCTGTGCTTGGAGAAGACTTAACACAAGATAACTTGGAATTGGAAATGAAGACTGATTCTGAAAATGGTACACTCTTAGATAATAAAAAGAAGCTGATTCATGCAGCTAAGTTAAAGGCTTCTTTAAAAACCCtagaaggagaaagaaaccaaATATACACTAAATTAACTGAAGTGGATAAAACAAGGGAAGAGCTTACAGAGTGTATTAAAAATCTTCAGACTGAGCAAGCATCTTTGCAGTGGGAAAATGAACACCTTGAAAGTGAGAATCAGAAACTTCAGCACAAACTGAAAGTAACAGCTGAACTGTATCAAGAAAATAAGATGATATTTAACAGGAAGTTGACAGAAGAAAATAAccagttagagaaagagaagacactTTCTAAAGCAGATGGAAAGATCAGCCACACAGCTGAAGAGCTAGAAACCTATCGAAAGCGAGCCAAAGATCTTGAAGTAGAATTGGAGAGAACCATTCATTCTTATCAAGGGCAGATTATTTTCCATGAGAAGAAAGCACATGATAATTGGTTGGCAGCTCAAACTGCTGAAAGAAAcatcaatgatttaaaaaaagaaaattcttaccTCAGgcaaaaattaactgaaatagagtttaaatttaaacttttagaaaaagatCCTTATGCACTTAATATTCCAAATACAACATTTAGCAGACAGCATTCCCCATACAATCCCTTAATACTGGGTCTACCTTCATCTGAAAAAAAAGCTTATTTCTCCCCTCCAGTTTTGTTAGAGGGCCCACTCAGATATTCACCTTTGCttcctgggggaggaggaagaggctcaAGAGACCCAGGGAATCCTCTGGATAATCAGACTACTAAATCAAGTTGTGATGAGTTAACTGATCCTCCCAGGGAGCCTTCTGACACTGAGTCCCTTTCACCTCCTTGGGAACAGgataagaggaggaggaggatttcGCTGTCAGGCCAACCTTATCCTGACACAGCTCTTCTTCCACAAAGGCAAGAGAGATTTTATTCCAACAGTGGTAGACTATCTGGACTGGCAGCCCTCAGAAGTTTTAATATGCTGTCGCTGAGTAAAGCAGATGGGCCAACATCTTCAGAAATGGAATCCAGTAGAAGTGGTAGCAAAGAAGTTCCTGGTTATATGAATGGGCCTGATAAATCTCTCCCCACCAGAAGTGGAGCAGCTGGCCCTGGCTTCGTTCCTCCAATCAGAGGCCCATTGTTTTCAATGGATGCAAGGG CTGTGAGAAGAGGTCCTCCTTT TCCTCCACCTCCTGGAAGCTTGTGGGGAGCTCCCTATTATTTTCTTCCAGGGAACTTTCACGGTACACCACCTCCTCCATTTGtaaagagaaatgtttattcaccAAGAGCTTTCCCTTATTATCTTCCCCCAACAGCCAGATTTTCCCCTGACCCCCTCATCCTGAAAGTAGCAGTGAGTTCCCATCAGGGTTGA